One segment of Alnus glutinosa chromosome 2, dhAlnGlut1.1, whole genome shotgun sequence DNA contains the following:
- the LOC133861522 gene encoding phospholipase A1-IIdelta-like, whose amino-acid sequence MTPTAQAADQPTWPQLLGSNNWEGLLDPLDLSLRKLILRCGDLCQATYDAFNNDQNSKYCGSSRYGKASFFHKVMFDAASDYQVVYFLYATAKVSQPEAFLLHSQSRESWDRESNWIGYIAVTNDQISTALGRREIHVVWRGTTRNYEWVNVLGADLESAKPLIRPNARAESGDDGSSSSDSDGDNEKMPKVMRGWLTIYISDDPKSPFTKASARTQLLTKIKELTQQYKDEKVSMTLTGHSLGASLAVLSAFDLVENGVSDIPVSAIVFGCPQVGNKAFNERFNRYTNLKVLHVKNTIDLIPHYPGRLLGYVDTGIELVIDTRKSPSLKDSKNPSDWHNLQAMLHVVAGWNGEKGDFEVKVKRSLALVNKSSECLKDEYLIPGSWWVEKNKGLVRDENGEWVLAPPDDEDRPVPPEY is encoded by the coding sequence CCGCAAACTCATCCTCCGCTGCGGCGACCTCTGCCAAGCCACCTACGACGCCTTCAACAACGACCAGAACTCCAAGTACTGTGGCTCCAGCCGCTATGGAAAGGCCTCCTTCTTCCACAAAGTCATGTTCGACGCCGCCTCCGACTATCAAGTCGTCTACTTCCTTTACGCCACTGCCAAAGTCAGCCAGCCCGAAGCCTTTCTTCTCCACTCGCAGTCCCGCGAGTCCTGGGACCGTGAGTCCAACTGGATTGGCTACATCGCTGTGACCAACGACCAGATCAGCACCGCCCTGGGCCGACGTGAAATACATGTCGTCTGGCGTGGGACGACAAGGAACTACGAGTGGGTTAATGTTTTAGGCGCTGATCTCGAGTCTGCCAAGCCATTGATTCGTCCAAATGCGCGTGCTGAATCTGGTGATGACGGGAGTAGCAGTAGTGATAGCGATGGTGATAATGAAAAGATGCCAAAAGTCATGAGGGGTTGGCTTACTATTTACATCTCAGACGACCCCAAGTCACCCTTCACAAAAGCAAGTGCCAGAACACAGCTTTTAACCAAGATAAAGGAGTTGACACAGCAATACAAAGATGAAAAGGTAAGCATGACATTAACGGGGCACAGCCTTGGCGCAAGCTTAGCGGTCTTGAGCGCTTTCGATTTGGTAGAGAATGGTGTTTCCGATATTCCGGTTTCAGCTATTGTTTTTGGGTGCCCACAAGTTGGGAATAAAGCATTCAACGAGAGGTTCAACAGGTATACAAATCTGAAGGTTTTGCATGTGAAGAACACCATTGATCTAATCCCGCACTATCCAGGGCGGTTGTTGGGGTACGTGGACACGGGGATTGAGCTGGTGATAGATACAAGGAAGTCGCCGAGCTTGAAGGACTCGAAGAATCCGAGTGACTGGCATAATTTGCAGGCCATGTTGCATGTGGTTGCTGGGTGGAACGGGGAGAAGGGGGATTTTGAGGTGAAGGTGAAGCGGAGCTTGGCTTTGGTGAACAAATCCTCAGAGTGTCTCAAGGATGAGTACTTGATACCAGGCTCATGGTGGGTGGAGAAGAACAAAGGGCTGGTGCGTGATGAAAATGGGGAATGGGTTTTGGCTCCCCCGGATGACGAGGACCGACCTGTCCCCCCCGAGTATTGA